From Candidatus Edwardsbacteria bacterium RifOxyA12_full_54_48, a single genomic window includes:
- a CDS encoding phosphate ABC transporter permease subunit PstC: MKFLGEKGVRRVLAGIAFSAISALLLIALFIIKEGLPFIISYGPLKFLFSSDWQPQAGRFGIWPMIVASVWVTLGAMLLGAPLGVACAVFLTEFVPRRVMGVIKPTIELLAGIPSVVYGFMGVMVLAPLIRSQLGGPGLSVLAGAIILGVMILPTIISISIDSIQSVPNSYREGSLALGATHWQTTYMVTVPAAKSGIIAAIILGMGRAIGETMAVIMVAGNAVKIPISALDSVRTLTANIALEMGYATGQHRQALFATGVVLLVIIMILNSLAGMAIRKKAGKR, from the coding sequence ATGAAATTCTTAGGCGAGAAGGGCGTTCGGAGAGTGCTGGCGGGGATAGCTTTTTCGGCTATCTCGGCCCTGCTCCTTATCGCCCTTTTTATCATCAAGGAGGGCCTGCCGTTCATCATCAGCTACGGCCCCCTAAAATTCCTGTTTTCCTCCGACTGGCAGCCCCAGGCCGGAAGGTTCGGGATCTGGCCCATGATCGTGGCCTCGGTGTGGGTGACCCTGGGGGCCATGCTGCTGGGGGCCCCGTTGGGGGTGGCCTGCGCCGTCTTTTTGACGGAATTCGTTCCCCGCCGGGTGATGGGGGTGATCAAGCCCACCATCGAGCTGCTGGCCGGCATTCCCTCGGTGGTCTACGGGTTCATGGGGGTGATGGTGCTGGCCCCGCTGATCCGCTCCCAGCTGGGCGGGCCGGGGCTGTCGGTGCTGGCCGGGGCCATCATCCTGGGCGTGATGATCCTGCCCACCATCATCAGCATCTCCATCGATTCCATCCAGTCGGTGCCCAATTCTTACCGGGAGGGCTCCTTGGCTTTGGGCGCCACCCATTGGCAGACCACCTATATGGTGACGGTGCCGGCCGCCAAATCCGGCATCATCGCGGCCATCATCCTGGGCATGGGCCGGGCCATCGGCGAGACCATGGCGGTGATCATGGTGGCCGGCAACGCGGTCAAGATCCCCATATCGGCCCTGGACTCGGTCCGGACCCTGACCGCCAACATCGCCCTGGAGATGGGATACGCCACCGGGCAGCACCGCCAGGCCCTGTTCGCCACCGGGGTGGTGCTGCTGGTGATAATCATGATCCTGAACTCCCTGGCCGGAATGGCCATCAGGAAGAAGGCGGGTAAAAGATGA
- a CDS encoding phosphate ABC transporter, permease protein PstA: protein MRVPPKYTQMAAKLVMGLATLATLAILVFIILFVLEKGLPVVGFKFLLTSPQDMGKAGGIFPVVVGTILLTLVAIAIATPLGVGTAIYLTEYTRESRATKIIRFGADCLAGIPSIIFGLFGFIFFVTILQMGWSILSGGLTLAFMILPTIIRTSEEAIKSVPNSFREVSFSLGATRWETVQKVVLPSALPGIVTGVMLGVGRSIGETAAVIFTAGSSLRMPSSLMDSVRTMSVHFYILAREGISTENAYGTAAILVITILLINLTAYGLMNRFVARNN from the coding sequence ATGAGAGTGCCGCCCAAATATACCCAGATGGCAGCCAAGCTGGTGATGGGCCTGGCCACCCTGGCCACCCTGGCCATCCTGGTGTTCATCATCCTGTTCGTGCTGGAGAAGGGCCTTCCGGTGGTGGGATTCAAATTCCTGCTGACCAGCCCCCAGGACATGGGAAAGGCCGGGGGCATCTTCCCGGTGGTGGTCGGGACCATCCTTTTGACCCTGGTGGCCATAGCCATCGCCACGCCATTGGGGGTGGGCACCGCCATCTACCTGACCGAATACACCAGGGAGAGCCGGGCCACCAAGATCATCCGTTTCGGGGCCGACTGCCTGGCCGGGATCCCCTCCATCATCTTCGGCCTTTTCGGCTTCATCTTCTTCGTCACCATACTACAAATGGGGTGGTCCATCCTGTCCGGCGGACTGACCCTGGCCTTCATGATCCTGCCCACCATCATCCGGACCTCGGAGGAGGCCATCAAATCGGTGCCCAATTCCTTCCGGGAGGTGTCGTTCTCTCTGGGGGCCACCCGCTGGGAGACCGTCCAGAAAGTGGTGCTGCCCAGCGCCCTGCCGGGCATCGTCACCGGGGTGATGCTGGGGGTGGGACGCTCCATCGGCGAGACCGCCGCGGTGATCTTCACCGCCGGCTCCTCTCTCCGGATGCCGTCCTCGCTGATGGACTCGGTCCGCACCATGTCGGTGCATTTCTACATCCTGGCCCGGGAGGGCATCTCCACCGAGAACGCCTACGGCACCGCGGCCATCCTGGTGATCACCATTCTGCTGATAAACCTGACGGCCTACGGACTGATGAACCGCTTCGTGGCCAGGAACAACTGA
- a CDS encoding phosphate ABC transporter ATP-binding protein has product MSNEIKISAQDLKAFYGPEQLLMSLNMDIQANQILGIIGPSGSGKTTFLRSLNRLNDLVHGFRIEGRILLDGQDIYHPNSDVVALRKRVGMLFALPVPLPKSIYENVVYGPRLSGAGDRKKLDQLVEASLKSAFIWDEVKDRLNSPAMRLSGGQQQRLCLARILAQEPEVILLDEPCSGLDPISTAKIEEALTILKQKYTVILVTNNTKQAARVADQTAFFLMGSLIEYGPTKDLFTVPNDKRTSDYITGRFG; this is encoded by the coding sequence ATGAGCAACGAAATAAAAATATCGGCCCAGGACCTCAAGGCCTTCTACGGGCCGGAGCAGCTGCTGATGTCCCTCAACATGGACATCCAGGCCAACCAGATACTGGGCATCATCGGGCCTTCCGGCTCAGGCAAGACCACCTTCCTGCGCAGCCTGAACCGGCTCAACGACCTGGTGCACGGCTTCCGGATCGAGGGCCGCATCCTGCTGGACGGGCAGGACATCTATCACCCCAACTCCGACGTGGTGGCCCTGCGCAAACGGGTGGGAATGCTGTTCGCCCTGCCGGTGCCCCTGCCCAAGAGCATCTACGAGAATGTGGTCTACGGACCCAGGCTGTCGGGCGCAGGAGACCGGAAAAAACTCGATCAGCTGGTGGAGGCCAGCCTGAAGTCGGCCTTCATCTGGGACGAGGTCAAGGACCGTCTGAATTCACCGGCCATGCGCCTGTCCGGAGGACAGCAGCAGCGGCTGTGCCTGGCCAGGATCCTGGCCCAGGAGCCGGAGGTGATCCTGCTGGACGAACCTTGCTCCGGGCTGGACCCCATCTCCACCGCCAAGATCGAGGAGGCCCTGACTATCCTCAAGCAGAAGTACACCGTCATCCTGGTCACCAACAACACCAAGCAGGCGGCCCGGGTGGCCGACCAGACCGCCTTCTTCCTGATGGGCTCGCTTATCGAATACGGACCGACCAAAGATCTGTTCACCGTGCCAAATGACAAAAGGACCAGCGATTACATCACCGGACGTTTCGGGTAA
- a CDS encoding phosphate ABC transporter ATP-binding protein, with product MNNKIEINRLNLYYGKFQALKAVDMPIRENSITALIGPSGCGKSTLLRCLNRMNDLIAGVRIDGRVLLDGRNIYRHGLNVPELRKRVGMVFQRPNPFPHSVFDNVAYGLKVAGISDKNRISETVERSLKGAWLWENLKDRLDRPALELPLDQQQRLCIARLLAVEPEVILMDEPCSALDPIATMKVEELMLDLCKRYTIAIVTHNMQQAARVSEYSGYMLLGDMVEFDLTANIFTNPRDARTQDYITGRYG from the coding sequence ATGAACAACAAGATAGAAATAAATCGGCTCAACCTTTATTACGGCAAATTCCAGGCCCTTAAGGCGGTGGACATGCCGATAAGGGAGAATTCCATCACCGCCCTGATCGGGCCTTCGGGTTGCGGCAAATCCACCCTGCTGCGCTGCCTCAACCGGATGAACGACCTGATCGCCGGGGTCAGGATAGACGGACGGGTGCTGCTGGACGGCAGGAATATCTACCGTCACGGCCTGAACGTGCCGGAGCTGAGAAAAAGGGTGGGCATGGTGTTCCAGCGGCCCAATCCCTTTCCCCATTCGGTGTTCGACAACGTGGCCTACGGGCTGAAGGTGGCCGGGATCAGTGATAAGAACCGCATTTCCGAAACAGTGGAGCGCAGCCTCAAAGGGGCCTGGCTGTGGGAGAATTTAAAGGATAGATTGGACCGTCCGGCCCTGGAACTGCCGTTGGACCAGCAGCAGCGTTTATGCATCGCCCGTTTGCTGGCGGTGGAGCCGGAGGTCATTCTGATGGACGAGCCTTGCTCGGCCCTGGATCCCATCGCCACCATGAAGGTGGAGGAGCTGATGCTGGATCTGTGCAAACGTTACACCATCGCCATCGTCACCCACAACATGCAGCAGGCGGCCCGGGTATCGGAATATTCCGGCTACATGCTGCTGGGCGATATGGTGGAGTTCGACCTGACCGCCAATATCTTCACCAACCCCAGGGACGCCCGCACCCAGGATTACATCACCGGCCGCTACGGGTGA
- a CDS encoding phosphate transport system regulatory protein PhoU yields MERHFDTELTQLKQQLLKMGALAEAMIDAAVTALVERNADQLKQIYENEKQVNNLQVSIDEDCLRLTALYQPTAGDLRFLLGASKINTELERLGDQAINICEVVNKLLQEPQLKPLIDIPKMVSIATDMVRDSLNAFVERNVDKARAVLLQDDQLDDLKDKIVAELTEFMTKDSGSVSRAIQLILVARSLERIGDHATNIAEDVIFVVQGRDIRHHAQDM; encoded by the coding sequence ATGGAAAGACATTTTGATACCGAGTTGACCCAGCTGAAACAGCAGCTGCTGAAGATGGGGGCCCTGGCCGAGGCCATGATAGACGCCGCGGTCACCGCCCTGGTGGAAAGGAACGCTGATCAGTTGAAGCAGATATATGAGAATGAGAAGCAGGTCAATAACCTTCAGGTGAGCATAGACGAGGACTGCTTGCGATTGACCGCCCTCTACCAGCCCACCGCCGGAGACCTGCGCTTCCTGCTGGGAGCCTCCAAGATCAACACCGAACTGGAGCGGCTGGGCGACCAGGCCATCAACATCTGCGAGGTGGTCAATAAGCTGCTGCAGGAGCCTCAGCTCAAGCCGCTGATAGACATCCCCAAGATGGTGTCCATCGCCACCGACATGGTCCGGGACAGCCTGAACGCCTTCGTGGAGCGCAATGTCGACAAGGCCCGGGCGGTGCTGCTGCAGGACGACCAGCTGGACGACCTGAAGGACAAGATAGTGGCCGAGCTGACCGAGTTCATGACCAAGGATTCCGGCTCGGTCAGCCGGGCCATTCAGCTGATCCTGGTGGCCCGCAGTCTGGAACGGATAGGCGACCATGCCACCAACATCGCCGAGGACGTCATCTTCGTGGTGCAGGGCAGGGATATCCGGCATCATGCGCAAGATATGTGA